One stretch of Monomorium pharaonis isolate MP-MQ-018 chromosome 10, ASM1337386v2, whole genome shotgun sequence DNA includes these proteins:
- the LOC105831445 gene encoding protein pellino isoform X2, with translation MVIRSDGGSSESPLLVEEGETVGAPHSPRNIHSHSHSHGNPHRSHSYHHEKPKQLVKYGELVILGYNGYLPPGDRGRRRSKFVLYKRPVPNGVKRSKHYIVKTPHSSQAILNTKQHSISYTLSRTQAVIVEYTEDEKTDMFQIGRSSESPIDFVVMDTCAGGGDGGPANEGRVAQSTISRFACRILADRSDPRIARIYAAGFDSSRNIFLGEKATKWQENREIDGLTTNGVLIMHPRGQFCGGEAQCGFWREVSVGGGVFSLRESRSAQQKGNVVEDESNVLQDGTLIDLCGATLLWRSAEGLAKSPTKQDLEELVDAINAGRPQCPVGLNTLVIPRKAASDSTQQQPYVYLKCGHVQGHHDWGQEKDKVTRRCPMCLVAGAVVKLSMGIEPAFYVDCGPPTYAFSPCGHMATEKTVKYWEKVAIPHGTNGYIAICPFCAVPLEGTPGYVKLIFQDNVD, from the exons ATCCGACGGCGGTAGTAGTGAGAGCCCGTTGCTCGTGGAAGAAGGTGAGACAGTCGGTGCACCTCATAGTCCACGCAATATACACAGTCACAGCCATTCACATGGTAATCCACACCGATCTCACAGTTATCATCATGAAAAACCCAAACAATTAGTGAAATACGGTGAACTAGTTATACTTGG GTACAATGGTTACCTTCCACCTGGTGATagaggaagaaggagaagtAAATTCGTGTTATACAAAAGACCTGTGCCAAATGGTGTTAAGCGTAGCAAGCACTACATCGTTAAAACGCCCCACAGTTCGCAAGCCATCCTCAATACAAAGCAGCACTCGATTTCGTACACACTCTCCAGAACGCAGGCTGTTATTGTCGAATATACGGAGGATGAGAAAACGGATATGTTTCAG ATCGGCCGTTCGTCCGAGTCGCCTATCGATTTCGTAGTGATGGATACGTGTGCGGGCGGTGGCGATGGCGGACCCGCTAACGAAGGACGTGTCGCCCAAAGCACTATCAGTAGGTTTGCTTGTCGGATACTGGCGGATCGATCGGATCCTAGAATTGCTAGGATCTATGCTGCGGGCTTCGACAGTTCAAGGAACATTTTTTTAGGG GAAAAGGCAACTAAATGGCAGGAGAATCGCGAGATCGATGGACTTACGACGAACGGAGTCCTGATAATGCATCCGCGAGGTCAGTTCTGCGGTGGCGAAGCGCAATGCGGTTTTTGGCGAGAAGTCAGTGTGGGCGGCGGAGTTTTCTCGCTCAGAGAAAGTAGAAGCGCTCAACAAAAGGGTAATGTCGTCGAGGATGAGAGTAATGTTTTGCAAGATGGTACTCTCATCGACCTCTGTGGCGCTACTTTACTCTGGCGATCTGCTGAAGGCCTCGCGAAATCTCca ACGAAGCAGGATCTAGAAGAATTAGTTGACGCTATAAACGCCGGCAGGCCGCAATGTCCTGTGGGCTTGAACACGTTGGTTATACCACGTAAAGCAGCTTCGGATTCGACGCAGCAACAGCCATATGTTTATCTTAAATGCGGTCATGTACAAGGACATCACGATTGGGGTCAGGAAAAGGATAAGGTTACGAGAAGATGTCCTATGTGCCTTGTCGCAGGGGCGGTAGTCAAATTGTCTATGGGAATAGAGCCTGCGTTCTATGTAGACTGCGGACCGCCCACTTATGCATTTAGTCCCTGTGGACATATGGCTACAGAGAAAACTGTCAA ATATTGGGAAAAAGTAGCCATTCCACATGGCACAAACGGCTATATCGCAATTTGTCCCTTCTGCGCAGTACCACTTGAGGGCACGCCAggatatgtaaaattaatttttcaggaTAATGtagattga
- the LOC105831445 gene encoding protein pellino isoform X3, which produces MVIRYNGYLPPGDRGRRRSKFVLYKRPVPNGVKRSKHYIVKTPHSSQAILNTKQHSISYTLSRTQAVIVEYTEDEKTDMFQIGRSSESPIDFVVMDTCAGGGDGGPANEGRVAQSTISRFACRILADRSDPRIARIYAAGFDSSRNIFLGEKATKWQENREIDGLTTNGVLIMHPRGQFCGGEAQCGFWREVSVGGGVFSLRESRSAQQKGNVVEDESNVLQDGTLIDLCGATLLWRSAEGLAKSPTKQDLEELVDAINAGRPQCPVGLNTLVIPRKAASDSTQQQPYVYLKCGHVQGHHDWGQEKDKVTRRCPMCLVAGAVVKLSMGIEPAFYVDCGPPTYAFSPCGHMATEKTVKYWEKVAIPHGTNGYIAICPFCAVPLEGTPGYVKLIFQDNVD; this is translated from the exons GTACAATGGTTACCTTCCACCTGGTGATagaggaagaaggagaagtAAATTCGTGTTATACAAAAGACCTGTGCCAAATGGTGTTAAGCGTAGCAAGCACTACATCGTTAAAACGCCCCACAGTTCGCAAGCCATCCTCAATACAAAGCAGCACTCGATTTCGTACACACTCTCCAGAACGCAGGCTGTTATTGTCGAATATACGGAGGATGAGAAAACGGATATGTTTCAG ATCGGCCGTTCGTCCGAGTCGCCTATCGATTTCGTAGTGATGGATACGTGTGCGGGCGGTGGCGATGGCGGACCCGCTAACGAAGGACGTGTCGCCCAAAGCACTATCAGTAGGTTTGCTTGTCGGATACTGGCGGATCGATCGGATCCTAGAATTGCTAGGATCTATGCTGCGGGCTTCGACAGTTCAAGGAACATTTTTTTAGGG GAAAAGGCAACTAAATGGCAGGAGAATCGCGAGATCGATGGACTTACGACGAACGGAGTCCTGATAATGCATCCGCGAGGTCAGTTCTGCGGTGGCGAAGCGCAATGCGGTTTTTGGCGAGAAGTCAGTGTGGGCGGCGGAGTTTTCTCGCTCAGAGAAAGTAGAAGCGCTCAACAAAAGGGTAATGTCGTCGAGGATGAGAGTAATGTTTTGCAAGATGGTACTCTCATCGACCTCTGTGGCGCTACTTTACTCTGGCGATCTGCTGAAGGCCTCGCGAAATCTCca ACGAAGCAGGATCTAGAAGAATTAGTTGACGCTATAAACGCCGGCAGGCCGCAATGTCCTGTGGGCTTGAACACGTTGGTTATACCACGTAAAGCAGCTTCGGATTCGACGCAGCAACAGCCATATGTTTATCTTAAATGCGGTCATGTACAAGGACATCACGATTGGGGTCAGGAAAAGGATAAGGTTACGAGAAGATGTCCTATGTGCCTTGTCGCAGGGGCGGTAGTCAAATTGTCTATGGGAATAGAGCCTGCGTTCTATGTAGACTGCGGACCGCCCACTTATGCATTTAGTCCCTGTGGACATATGGCTACAGAGAAAACTGTCAA ATATTGGGAAAAAGTAGCCATTCCACATGGCACAAACGGCTATATCGCAATTTGTCCCTTCTGCGCAGTACCACTTGAGGGCACGCCAggatatgtaaaattaatttttcaggaTAATGtagattga
- the LOC105831447 gene encoding 60S ribosomal protein L32, with amino-acid sequence MSIRPVYRPKIVKKRTKKFIRHQSDRYNKLKRNWRKPKGIDNRVRRRFKGQYLMPSIGYGSNKKTRHMLPTGFRKVLVHNVKELEVLMMQNRKFCAEIAHAVSSKKRKSIVERAQQLSIRVTNASARLRSEENE; translated from the exons ATGTCCATCCGACCGGTTTACCGACCTAAAATCGTGAAAAAGAGAACGAAGAAGTTTATTAGGCATCAGAGTGATAGATACAATAAACTTAAG CGCAACTGGCGTAAACCAAAGGGTATTGATAACAGAGTACGCAGGCGGTTCAAGGGCCAGTATTTAATGCCCAGCATTGGTTATggtagtaataaaaaaactcgTCATATGCTACCAACTGGTTTTCGCAAGGTTCTTGTACATAATGTGaag GAACTTGAAGTTTTAATGATGCAAAATCGCAAATTCTGTGCAGAGATTGCACATGCCGTTAGTAGCAAAAAAAGGAAGAGCATTGTCGAGCGTGCTCAACAACTTTCGATACGCGTGACAAATGCCAGTGCACGTTTACGTTCGGAAGAGAACGAGTAA
- the LOC105831445 gene encoding protein pellino isoform X1, which translates to MPVTKRIPYPSRSDGGSSESPLLVEEGETVGAPHSPRNIHSHSHSHGNPHRSHSYHHEKPKQLVKYGELVILGYNGYLPPGDRGRRRSKFVLYKRPVPNGVKRSKHYIVKTPHSSQAILNTKQHSISYTLSRTQAVIVEYTEDEKTDMFQIGRSSESPIDFVVMDTCAGGGDGGPANEGRVAQSTISRFACRILADRSDPRIARIYAAGFDSSRNIFLGEKATKWQENREIDGLTTNGVLIMHPRGQFCGGEAQCGFWREVSVGGGVFSLRESRSAQQKGNVVEDESNVLQDGTLIDLCGATLLWRSAEGLAKSPTKQDLEELVDAINAGRPQCPVGLNTLVIPRKAASDSTQQQPYVYLKCGHVQGHHDWGQEKDKVTRRCPMCLVAGAVVKLSMGIEPAFYVDCGPPTYAFSPCGHMATEKTVKYWEKVAIPHGTNGYIAICPFCAVPLEGTPGYVKLIFQDNVD; encoded by the exons ATGCCAGTAACTAAACGCATTCCATACCCCTCGCG ATCCGACGGCGGTAGTAGTGAGAGCCCGTTGCTCGTGGAAGAAGGTGAGACAGTCGGTGCACCTCATAGTCCACGCAATATACACAGTCACAGCCATTCACATGGTAATCCACACCGATCTCACAGTTATCATCATGAAAAACCCAAACAATTAGTGAAATACGGTGAACTAGTTATACTTGG GTACAATGGTTACCTTCCACCTGGTGATagaggaagaaggagaagtAAATTCGTGTTATACAAAAGACCTGTGCCAAATGGTGTTAAGCGTAGCAAGCACTACATCGTTAAAACGCCCCACAGTTCGCAAGCCATCCTCAATACAAAGCAGCACTCGATTTCGTACACACTCTCCAGAACGCAGGCTGTTATTGTCGAATATACGGAGGATGAGAAAACGGATATGTTTCAG ATCGGCCGTTCGTCCGAGTCGCCTATCGATTTCGTAGTGATGGATACGTGTGCGGGCGGTGGCGATGGCGGACCCGCTAACGAAGGACGTGTCGCCCAAAGCACTATCAGTAGGTTTGCTTGTCGGATACTGGCGGATCGATCGGATCCTAGAATTGCTAGGATCTATGCTGCGGGCTTCGACAGTTCAAGGAACATTTTTTTAGGG GAAAAGGCAACTAAATGGCAGGAGAATCGCGAGATCGATGGACTTACGACGAACGGAGTCCTGATAATGCATCCGCGAGGTCAGTTCTGCGGTGGCGAAGCGCAATGCGGTTTTTGGCGAGAAGTCAGTGTGGGCGGCGGAGTTTTCTCGCTCAGAGAAAGTAGAAGCGCTCAACAAAAGGGTAATGTCGTCGAGGATGAGAGTAATGTTTTGCAAGATGGTACTCTCATCGACCTCTGTGGCGCTACTTTACTCTGGCGATCTGCTGAAGGCCTCGCGAAATCTCca ACGAAGCAGGATCTAGAAGAATTAGTTGACGCTATAAACGCCGGCAGGCCGCAATGTCCTGTGGGCTTGAACACGTTGGTTATACCACGTAAAGCAGCTTCGGATTCGACGCAGCAACAGCCATATGTTTATCTTAAATGCGGTCATGTACAAGGACATCACGATTGGGGTCAGGAAAAGGATAAGGTTACGAGAAGATGTCCTATGTGCCTTGTCGCAGGGGCGGTAGTCAAATTGTCTATGGGAATAGAGCCTGCGTTCTATGTAGACTGCGGACCGCCCACTTATGCATTTAGTCCCTGTGGACATATGGCTACAGAGAAAACTGTCAA ATATTGGGAAAAAGTAGCCATTCCACATGGCACAAACGGCTATATCGCAATTTGTCCCTTCTGCGCAGTACCACTTGAGGGCACGCCAggatatgtaaaattaatttttcaggaTAATGtagattga
- the LOC118647708 gene encoding alpha-methylacyl-CoA racemase-like, with protein MALKGIKVLELAGLAPGSFCGMILADFGASVIRVDKIKGQMFKDCLGNGKRSIALNLKSEKGINIFKKLSDESDVIIDTYRRGVMEKLKIGPKELMATNKRLIYARLTGYGQNGSYADMAGHDINYLGLSGLLSLLGRYNEKPTPPINNLAAGFGGGSLMCALGIILALYERTKSNVGQIVDASMVEGSAYLGSWLFRSQKMGIWENPRGRNMLDTGTHFYETYETKDKYYMCVGAIEPQFYKIFLEKLGLSSNDVPQFDNFEENRRKITEIFKTKTQAEWCTIFDGTDACVTPMLSLKDATLHLHNKQRQTFTITGDDIIPNPAPRLSRTPGISHETDKNLRAGENTVQILTELKFQSNEINDLLSNEIVYQVQHNSKLFKHTTHITSMI; from the exons ATGGCTCTAAAAGGAATCAAAGTTTTAGAACTAGCTGGGCTAGCTCCTGGATCTTTCTGTGGAATGATTTTGGCAGATTTTGGGGCATCTGTTATCAGAGTAGATAAG ATTAAAGGACAGATGTTCAAAGATTGTTTGGGCAATGGAAAGAGGTCAAtagcattaaatttaaaatctgaaaagggtattaatattttcaaaaaattaagtgaTGAAAGTGATGTTATTATTGATACATATAGGAGAG gagtcatggaaaaattaaaaattggtcCAAAAGAACTTATGGCTACAAATAAAAGACTGATATATGCTAGATTGACTGGATATGGTCAAAATGGCTCTTACGCAGATATGGCTGGTCATGACATCAATTATTTAGGTTTATCAG gTTTACTGTCTTTACTTGGCCGATATAATGAGAAACCTACACCACCCATCAATAATCTTGCTGCAGGTTTTGGTGGTGGTAGTTTAATGTGCGCTCTTGGAATAATTTTAGCGTTGTATGAACGAACTAAAAGTAATGTAGGACAGATAGTAGATGCATCAATGGTAGAAGGATCAGCATACTTAGGATCCTGGTTATTCAGATCCCAGAAAATGGGTATATGGGAAAATCCACGTGGCAGAAATAT GTTGGATACAGGaacacatttttatgaaacataTGAAACGAAggataaatattacatgtgtGTTGGAGCGATAGAACCACAGTTCTACAAAATTTTCCTAGAGAAACTTGGTCTTTCAAGCAACGATGTACCGCAATTCgacaattttgaagaaaatcgcCGCAAAATtacggaaatcttcaaaacaAAGACTCAAGCGGAATGGTGCACTATATTTGATGGTACTGATGCATGCGTGACACCGATGTTAAGTTTGAAAGACGCCACGTTGCATCTTCACAACAAGCAGAGGCAGACATTTACGATTACAGGAGACGACATAATTCCAAATCCTGCTCCTCGTTTATCTCGTACACCTGGCATTTCTCATGAAACTGATAAAAACCTACGAGCGGGTGAAAACACCGTACAAATCTTAACTGAATTGAAATTTCAGTCTAATGAAATTAACGATCTATTGTCAAACGAAATTGTTTATCAAGTGCAACACAACtctaaactttttaaacataCTACCCACATAACcagtatgatataa